A single genomic interval of Gloeocapsa sp. PCC 73106 harbors:
- a CDS encoding DUF2499 domain-containing protein, giving the protein MHALSIPTWIIHITSVIEWITVIWLVWTYAEVTQNTYWRALAWGMLPSLVGAMCACTWHFFDNIESLEWLVSVQAAMTVLGNFTLCVAAWWIWRSSKQNDFSK; this is encoded by the coding sequence ATGCACGCTCTCTCAATTCCTACTTGGATAATTCATATTACTAGTGTAATTGAATGGATTACTGTTATTTGGTTAGTCTGGACCTATGCAGAAGTAACACAGAATACTTACTGGAGAGCTTTAGCATGGGGAATGCTTCCATCTCTAGTAGGGGCTATGTGTGCTTGTACGTGGCATTTTTTTGATAATATTGAATCCCTAGAATGGCTCGTATCTGTACAAGCTGCGATGACCGTTCTGGGTAATTTTACACTCTGTGTAGCCGCTTGGTGGATTTGGCGTTCTAGTAAACAAAATGATTTCTCAAAATAA
- a CDS encoding DUF3593 domain-containing protein encodes MISQNNLFAISLFPYLGFLWFLTRSGETPRLALIGFYLLLVFVAVTIPAGIYSKVHYNDSLANVDWLHGSAELFLTISNLVVALGFSKAILQEKAKNEPN; translated from the coding sequence ATGATTTCTCAAAATAACTTATTTGCGATCTCACTCTTTCCCTATTTGGGATTTCTCTGGTTTCTGACTCGTTCGGGTGAAACCCCCCGTTTAGCTTTGATTGGATTTTATTTACTCTTAGTGTTCGTAGCAGTGACTATTCCTGCGGGAATTTATAGCAAGGTACATTACAATGATTCCCTCGCTAATGTTGACTGGCTACACGGTTCAGCGGAATTATTTCTGACGATATCGAATTTAGTGGTAGCTTTGGGCTTTAGTAAGGCAATTTTACAGGAAAAAGCGAAAAATGAGCCCA